The Vespula vulgaris chromosome 2, iyVesVulg1.1, whole genome shotgun sequence genome has a segment encoding these proteins:
- the LOC127072569 gene encoding RNA-binding protein 47-like isoform X2, producing MEDIIDCECRLTAKLLEMLKTTNYELVQENGQRRLSAPEIYRDGRERAKGAEVFVGRLPRDCYEDELMPVLGKAGRLMELRLMLDFSGSTRGYAFALYENSKTAKRACMELDGYEIRPGHRIGVVKSIDNCRLFFGGVPKNKTKAEFMEELTKLLEGIIDIYLYPNAQDKSLNRGFIFVEFKDHRAAAMARRKLIPGRVMLWEHEIAVDWADPEPGDPIDEDIMQTVTALFVRNLSLNMPQQKVKEIFQKSTSIPILKLKKINHFAFIHYESRQAAQKVMDIMSQHNSIVEQEGWEIRWAKPICASKLLERQKCINEAATTGRNARFKPLLSKNYYLQALPEVYEENSNKGTAHVIALQSLVKEKLGAMCSFECWRALDAPGFICKITVFKAHATLFEYHGDIMSTKHKAISTTSLKMYHYLSKSLNNSVTIEP from the exons atggAGGATATAATTGATTGCGAATGTCGATTGACCGCTAAGCTGTTGGAAATGTTGAAAACCACCAATTACGAATTGGTACAGGAAAACGGTCAAAGACGTTTGTCCGCTCCTGAAATCTATCGTGATGGAAGAGAACGTGCAAAAGGTGCCGAGGTATTCGTCGGTCGTCTTCCACGCGATTGTTACGAGGACGAATTAATGCCGGTACTCGGTAAGGCTGGTCGATTGATGGAACTTAGATTGATGCTCGATTTTTCTGGATCTACGCGTGGTTATGCTTTCGCCCTTTACGAAAACTCCAAAACAGCTAAGAGGGCTTGCATGGAGCTCGACGGTTACGAAATAAGACCGGGACATCGTATCGGCGTTGTCAAGTCGATTGACAATTGTCGTCTTTTCTTTGGCGGTGTACcgaagaacaaaacaaaagcgGAATTTATGGAAGAACTGACGAAACTTCTCGAAGggataatagatatttatttgtatccGAACGCGCAGGACAAGTCATTGAATCGTGGATTCATATTCGTCGAGTTCAAGGATCACAGAGCCGCTGCAATGGCCCGAAGAAAACTTATTCCAGGACGAGTGATGCTTTGGGAACACGAAATCGCCGTTGATTGGGCCGATCCTGAACCAGGTGATCCGATCGACGAAGACATCATGCAAACC GTAACGGCGTTATTCGTAAGGAATCTATCGTTAAACATGCCGCAGCAAAAGGTCAAGGAGATCTTTCAAAAGTCAACGAGTATACCTATATTGAagctgaaaaaaataaatcattttgcCTTTATACATTACGAATCACGACAGGCCGCACAGAAAGTAATGGACATAATGTCGC AACACAATAGCATCGTCGAGCAAGAAGGTTGGGAAATTCGTTGGGCGAAACCGATTTGTGCGTCGAAACTCTTAGAAAGGCagaaatgtataaatgaaGCTGCGACGACTGGTAGAAATGCTCGTTTCAAGCCATTATTGTCAAAGAATTATTATCTCCAAGCGCTTCCAGAAGTATACgaagaaaatagtaataaGGGTACCGCTCACGTCATCGCCTTACAAAGTTTGGTTAAGGAAAAGTTAGGTGCAATGTGCTCCTTCGAATGTTGGAGAGCTCTTGACGCTCCAGGCTTCATTTGTAAG ATAACCGTTTTCAAAGCACATGCTACGCTTTTTGAGTATCACGGAGATATAATGTCTACGAAACATAAAGCAATCAGCACGACGTCGTTAAAAATGTATCATTACTTGTCCAAATCATTGAACAATTCCG TAACCATTGAACCataa
- the LOC127072580 gene encoding protein MIS12 homolog, protein MASTDFEKRKEEEYEMQLLGFHSRAVYATLESITRETIESTCKKLCKSLQTKYNYDTEELRELKENEKQLIQTYCTRAMPHLKIIEKTVKKYISIPKNVLLEEDKCQSIRYTQEEYERLEEHLENLQHRAKRATILNAALKEELATIDKLQNYISKSNEMCNIIENSSVDQNTNSDMLKVLKHYQELYKKLLRLVPKTEKVKYNPFEDFKGNDYDFDNL, encoded by the exons ATGGCGTCTACCGATTTTGAAAAACGCAAAGAGGAAGAATACGAAATGCAGCTGTTGGGCTTTCACTCGAGAGCCGTATACGCGACAC tgGAAAGTATAACTCGTGAAACTATCGAATCGACCTGTAAAAAGTTATGTAAATCGTTACaaacaaaatacaattatGATACGGAAGAATTGAGAGAActaaaggaaaatgaaaaacaactAATACAAACTTATTGTACACGTGCAATGCcgcatttaaaaattatagag AAAACCGTAAAGAAATACATTTCCATACCAAAAAACGTTTTATTAGAAGAAGACAAATGCCAGAGTATTCGATATACTCAGGAAGAATACGAACGATTGGAAGAACATTTGGAAAATTTACAGCACAGAGCCAAGAGG GCCACTATATTGAATGCAGCGTTAAAAGAAGAACTAGCTACGATAGATAAATTACAAAACTACATAAGTAAGAGTAATGAAATGTgtaatataatcgaaaatagTTCTGTGGATCAAAATACCAACAGTGACATGCTTAAAGTACTTAAACATTACCAAGAACTTTATAAAAAGTTACTCCGTTTGGTacctaaaacagaaaaagtaaaatataatccGTTTGAAGATTTCAAAGGTAACGATTATGATTTTGATAATCTTTGA
- the LOC127072569 gene encoding RNA-binding protein 47-like isoform X1, translating to MEDIIDCECRLTAKLLEMLKTTNYELVQENGQRRLSAPEIYRDGRERAKGAEVFVGRLPRDCYEDELMPVLGKAGRLMELRLMLDFSGSTRGYAFALYENSKTAKRACMELDGYEIRPGHRIGVVKSIDNCRLFFGGVPKNKTKAEFMEELTKLLEGIIDIYLYPNAQDKSLNRGFIFVEFKDHRAAAMARRKLIPGRVMLWEHEIAVDWADPEPGDPIDEDIMQTVTALFVRNLSLNMPQQKVKEIFQKSTSIPILKLKKINHFAFIHYESRQAAQKVMDIMSQHNSIVEQEGWEIRWAKPICASKLLERQKCINEAATTGRNARFKPLLSKNYYLQALPEVYEENSNKGTAHVIALQSLVKEKLGAMCSFECWRALDAPGFICKITVFKAHATLFEYHGDIMSTKHKAISTTSLKMYHYLSKSLNNSAIQDIGQDYTKQNMEFDGMQRKPFFTLEKQLYNTFNNGSF from the exons atggAGGATATAATTGATTGCGAATGTCGATTGACCGCTAAGCTGTTGGAAATGTTGAAAACCACCAATTACGAATTGGTACAGGAAAACGGTCAAAGACGTTTGTCCGCTCCTGAAATCTATCGTGATGGAAGAGAACGTGCAAAAGGTGCCGAGGTATTCGTCGGTCGTCTTCCACGCGATTGTTACGAGGACGAATTAATGCCGGTACTCGGTAAGGCTGGTCGATTGATGGAACTTAGATTGATGCTCGATTTTTCTGGATCTACGCGTGGTTATGCTTTCGCCCTTTACGAAAACTCCAAAACAGCTAAGAGGGCTTGCATGGAGCTCGACGGTTACGAAATAAGACCGGGACATCGTATCGGCGTTGTCAAGTCGATTGACAATTGTCGTCTTTTCTTTGGCGGTGTACcgaagaacaaaacaaaagcgGAATTTATGGAAGAACTGACGAAACTTCTCGAAGggataatagatatttatttgtatccGAACGCGCAGGACAAGTCATTGAATCGTGGATTCATATTCGTCGAGTTCAAGGATCACAGAGCCGCTGCAATGGCCCGAAGAAAACTTATTCCAGGACGAGTGATGCTTTGGGAACACGAAATCGCCGTTGATTGGGCCGATCCTGAACCAGGTGATCCGATCGACGAAGACATCATGCAAACC GTAACGGCGTTATTCGTAAGGAATCTATCGTTAAACATGCCGCAGCAAAAGGTCAAGGAGATCTTTCAAAAGTCAACGAGTATACCTATATTGAagctgaaaaaaataaatcattttgcCTTTATACATTACGAATCACGACAGGCCGCACAGAAAGTAATGGACATAATGTCGC AACACAATAGCATCGTCGAGCAAGAAGGTTGGGAAATTCGTTGGGCGAAACCGATTTGTGCGTCGAAACTCTTAGAAAGGCagaaatgtataaatgaaGCTGCGACGACTGGTAGAAATGCTCGTTTCAAGCCATTATTGTCAAAGAATTATTATCTCCAAGCGCTTCCAGAAGTATACgaagaaaatagtaataaGGGTACCGCTCACGTCATCGCCTTACAAAGTTTGGTTAAGGAAAAGTTAGGTGCAATGTGCTCCTTCGAATGTTGGAGAGCTCTTGACGCTCCAGGCTTCATTTGTAAG ATAACCGTTTTCAAAGCACATGCTACGCTTTTTGAGTATCACGGAGATATAATGTCTACGAAACATAAAGCAATCAGCACGACGTCGTTAAAAATGTATCATTACTTGTCCAAATCATTGAACAATTCCG CCATTCAGGATATAGGGCAAGATTACACGAAACAAAATATGGAATTTGATGGGATGCAAAGAAAGCCGTTTTTTACGTTGGAAAAACAATTgtataatacttttaataacggaagtttttaa
- the LOC127072576 gene encoding leucine-rich repeat, immunoglobulin-like domain and transmembrane domain-containing protein 2 has protein sequence MRCCFFFLVFYLFGYVCSEESCRTITSKMTKTVTFDCTELNTLQKHLDTAQSNTTNIMIYGSNLNNIAGHAFVRFGATLRVLDLHENNIEVLDRQVFVGLINLNELILWGNRLTWISSDWFINLYNLRTLDLSFNLIQSIDYNVFPLLSRVENFYLDYNDLKVIDFNFFVYMASLKKIKFGKNPWNWGYRALLTWQMENQNVDYSSEWDDWNWMSNVIKDCTESGEGEIPSDSVIDCAVRKLLDFTYDTLHFSPIGWANDVGCAPEARRLISCARPRNVTGNTDYQTIRMILQDYSRILLPMIRAHSPLSYTSNPEL, from the exons atgaggtgttgcttcttcttcctcgtcttctATTTATTTGGATACGTTTGCTCGGAAGAATCTTGTCGAACGATAACGTCGAAAATGACGAAGACAGTGACCTTCGATTGTACGGAATTGAACACGTTACAAAAACATTTGGATACGGCACAAAGTAATACAACGAACATAATGATCTATGGATCTAATCTGAATAATATAGCGGG GCATGCCTTCGTCAGATTCGGTGCAACCTTACGAGTTTTGGATCTCCACGAAAATAACATAGAAGTTTTGGATCGTCAAGTTTTTGtaggattaataaatttaaatgaactGATACTATGGGGTAATCGATTGACATGGATATCCAGTGATTGGTTCATAAACCTGTACAATCTCCGAACTCTTGACTTATCGTTCAATCTAATACAAAGTATAGATTATAACGTCTTCCCGTTGCTTTCTCGCGTGGAAAACTTTTACCTGGATTACAACGACTTGAAAGTCATCGATTTTAACTTCTTCGTTTACATGGCGAgtctgaaaaaaattaaattcggTAAAAATCCTTGGAATTGGGG atatcgTGCTTTGCTAACCTGGCAAATGGAGAATCAAAACGTTGATTACTCTAGCGAATGGGATGATTGGAATTGGATGAGCAACGTGATAAAAGATTGCACGGAAAGTGGCGAGGGTGAAATTCCAAGTGATAGTGTAATCGATTGCGCTGTCAGGAAACTGTTGGACTTTACGTACGATACTTTGCACTTCTCTCCTATTGGATGGGCAAACGATGTTGGATGCGCTCCGGAAGCCAGGAGATTGATCAGCTGCGCAAGACCAAGGAATGTTACTGGAAACACGGATTATCAAACAATACGTATGATCCTTCAAGATTATAGTAGAATTTTACTTCCCATGATACGAGCTCATAGTCCATTAAGTTATACCTCTAATCCcgaattgtaa